TGGCCTGGTTAAAGGCTTCGGCAACGTGCCGTGCGTGTTCCACGTCTACACAAAAGGCGATCGTGCGCTTGTCGGGAACAAGCCGTAGCCATTCTTCCACAATGCGTTCCACCAGTTCGGGGCGATCGCACGCATTTTTCAGCGCCCGCTCGTCATAGTCGCCCGCCACCGTGCCCACGCCCGACAGGTCAATCTGATGCTCCGGTGACAACCCATAATACTTCATTGGCGCGAGATAGCCCATCTTTTGCAGCACCGACGGCACTGGCGAAGCTACCAGCGTTTCCATATGGTCGCCCAGTTGCGCTTTGCCCAGGCGATAGGGCGTGGCCGTCAGCGCCAGATGCACCGCCTGGGGATGGGTTTTGTAAAGCACCTGTTGCCCTACCTGGCTAAAGACCGTCGTATGCGCTTCGTCAAACAGCACCACATCGGCGTGCCACTTTTTCCACCAGTGGCGCTTGGTCATGGTTTGCACGCTGGCAATCTGGATTGGCGCAGTCGGGTCTTCTTTCCAGCCCGCCTTAATAAAGCCGCAGTGCAGCCCAAAAGCCTGCATCTTGTCGTAGGTCTGCCCCACCAGCACATCCAGATGCACCAAAAACAGCAGCCGACAGCCCCGCGCCTCCGCATGGGCGCAGATTTGCCCGGCGATCACCGTTTTCCCTGCGCCCGTCCCAGCAATCACCGCTACGCGCTTATAGCCCTCGCCCAGCTTGTTGTAGAGATCCTTAATCAACTGCACCTGATAGGGGCGCAGCGTCGGCGGCGTGGGAGCGGTCGCGTTTTGGGCAGTCATGCACGAAGCGTTGTGGGCAAGCAACAGGCAAAATCTCTAAGGCTTACTGTAGCAAAGGACGGCCCGGAATAGAGTTCGCGTGTACTGGAAGCCGCTAGAACCTTGTGCTGCGGCTTCCAGAAAACGAGTCACCCATCGCGATCAAAAAGCTCAGCGAAAGGGTAGTCCCTACAGGGTGTATCCCACTTTTGCAACCCTCACCCTAAATCCCTTCTGGCTCCCCTTCTCCCGTTTTGGGAGAAGGGGCTGGGGGATGAGGGCAAACTTGCAGAACTGGGATGCGCCCTCCCCCCTGTTTGACTGACAAAACAGGTTAAAGCTGGAACGAAAGCCAGGAGGGAAGCAGAGCTTGATTTACGCTGCCTCAATCAACGGCTTGTACAGGCGATGGACGTTCAGACGACTGTTGTGCAGCCAGCGGCTTAGCCGTCGTTGTTTGCTTTGTGCCTGCACTCCTCGACAGGGGACATAGGGCAAGCCACCGCGTCAGGTTGACCTCTCCGCGCTGGAGTAAGGCGATGACCATCCACAGGCAGGTCGTCAGATGCCCACGATGCGCTCAGGGTACCGATTGACCCAGCCAAGTGTTCAAGGCATTGTAGAGAGGGGAGTTCACAACATCTATGCTTTTGAGTGGTATCTAAGCTTAGAACGCTGGCTCCCCTCTCTCTCCTCAGTTCTCTGAAACTACAGCACCACAAGCTGTTCAGCAGCTTATAGACAACTTTTGTCAGTCAACCAGCCCTCAACCTGCCATGGCATCAAGGCGACAACATGATGACTCCCTAAGAGCTAATTTATGAAGCAAATCTTAAGAAGCCTGAAACTCTTGGCATGTGTGGCTTTGAGGTCATGTTTGCCCAGGAAAAGCGGTTTCTCGGAAATCCTTGATTAACAAGGCTTTCAGGCTCCTTTACAAATTAGCTCTCATCTGGTGATCTGTCTCGTTTTATCAGCCTAGGTTTGCGAGTGGCTACAAGATTTGGAACTAATTTGGAACGAATTTGGAATTAAATCCTAATTGCAGATTTTGTAGCAAAGTGCATCGAGCTAGCTTTGAAATTTAGCTCGCTTTGGAAAAGCTACTGAGTTTACGTTAAGTCGTGAATAGGTCGTAAGGCATATGGGTTCCCGATTTCGATACTCGGCTATCTTAGGAGTCGTTTTACTCATTCTGATTGGTCTGGCAACGCAGGTGGGCTGGGCGCAGAGCCAACCTGCTGTGACCCTTCCAAATCCGGGCATCAATCGCGTTTTGTTTCAAAATGTGCGGGTGTTTGATGGCACCTCTCCTCGGCTTTCGGGCCCGACCAATGTACTAGTCATTGACAATAAAATCGAGCGCATTTCTACCTCGCCAATTCCGGTTCCTGCCGATCTCCGCACCCTCCTGATCAACGGGGAAGGCAAAGTGCTGATGCCGGGATTGATCGATGCCCATGTTCACCTGTTTCTGGAAGGGGTTGCGGGTCAGGCGGCTCTGTTCGAGGCGGGGGCTGGGGGAGATGCCCTGGTTCAGCAGGTGTTTCGGGCTGCGGCTGAGAGTTCTACTCAGATGCTGATGAACGGGTTTACGAGTGCGCGGGACATGGCGGGGCCGGTGTTTGATCTGAAGAAGGCGATCGACCAGGGTCAACTCGCGGGGCCGCGACTCTGGCCGTCGGGCGCGATGATTTCTCAAACGTCGGGCCATGGGGACTTTCGCACGCTGGATGAACTGCTCCGAACGCCGACTTCGGAACTGAGTCTGGCTGAGAGATATGGCGTGGGGGCGATCGCCGATGGTGTGCCCGAAGTCCTCCGGGCAACCCGTGAGCAGCTAATGCGGGGGGCTACTCAAATCAAGCTGGCGGCGGGTGGCGGTGTGGCTTCGGTCTATGACCCCCTCGATGTATCCCAATACACCGAGGATGAATTTCGCGCTGCCGTGGATGCGGCCGCAGATTGGAACACCTACGTCACGGTTCATGCCTATACGCCAAGAGCAATTCAGACTGCGATTCGAGCCGGGGTGAAGTGTATTGAACATGGTCAGTTGATGGATGAGCCAACGGCCAGACTGATGACCGAAAAGGGAGTCTGGCTGAGTATGCAGCCCTTTCTAGATGACGAAGATGCCAACCCCTATCCCGAAGGCAGTGAAAGCCGCAGGAAGCAGTTGCAAGTGGCAGAGGGCACGGATATTTCCTACGGGCTAGCCAAGAAATACAACATCAAAACTGCTTGGGGAACCGACATCCTGTATGACCCTGCAAAAACGGCTCGTCGGGGCAGGCTGCTGTCGAAAATGGTGCGCTGGTATACGCCTGCGGAAGTGCTGAAGATGGCAACGCACGACAATGCAGAACTGCTGGCGATGTCTGGGCCACGCAATCCCTATCCAGGCAAGCTCGGTGTGGTCGAAGAGGGCGCTCTGGCAGATTTGCTGTTGGTGAATGGCGACCCTCTGGAAAACATTCGGCTGATTGATAATCCTGCTGAAAACTTCCTGGTGATTATGAAAGACGGCAAG
The Thermoleptolyngbya sichuanensis A183 DNA segment above includes these coding regions:
- a CDS encoding metal-dependent hydrolase family protein, with product MGSRFRYSAILGVVLLILIGLATQVGWAQSQPAVTLPNPGINRVLFQNVRVFDGTSPRLSGPTNVLVIDNKIERISTSPIPVPADLRTLLINGEGKVLMPGLIDAHVHLFLEGVAGQAALFEAGAGGDALVQQVFRAAAESSTQMLMNGFTSARDMAGPVFDLKKAIDQGQLAGPRLWPSGAMISQTSGHGDFRTLDELLRTPTSELSLAERYGVGAIADGVPEVLRATREQLMRGATQIKLAAGGGVASVYDPLDVSQYTEDEFRAAVDAAADWNTYVTVHAYTPRAIQTAIRAGVKCIEHGQLMDEPTARLMTEKGVWLSMQPFLDDEDANPYPEGSESRRKQLQVAEGTDISYGLAKKYNIKTAWGTDILYDPAKTARRGRLLSKMVRWYTPAEVLKMATHDNAELLAMSGPRNPYPGKLGVVEEGALADLLLVNGDPLENIRLIDNPAENFLVIMKDGKIYKNLLS
- a CDS encoding DEAD/DEAH box helicase; protein product: MTAQNATAPTPPTLRPYQVQLIKDLYNKLGEGYKRVAVIAGTGAGKTVIAGQICAHAEARGCRLLFLVHLDVLVGQTYDKMQAFGLHCGFIKAGWKEDPTAPIQIASVQTMTKRHWWKKWHADVVLFDEAHTTVFSQVGQQVLYKTHPQAVHLALTATPYRLGKAQLGDHMETLVASPVPSVLQKMGYLAPMKYYGLSPEHQIDLSGVGTVAGDYDERALKNACDRPELVERIVEEWLRLVPDKRTIAFCVDVEHARHVAEAFNQANVPAATVDGETPIKDRQKLYAELRDGHILVLTSCNVISIGFDEPSVEVGLLLRPTQSRALHHQQIGRVMRIAPHTGKLHGTILDQAGNLARLGFPEDIEFYHLPTREDTEGEGIGSAPIKQCPACGRIVPIFLMTCPDCKHEWRDESQVCLDDLEEVLSDEQVRMLEEQEMLRFFHAQRKRSYQEGAAPSWSDRRFFEKFNCMPKDAWCLGSIFGASPTLEDKHNYKNYLMRVAQRQGKSIAWVISEFQKEFGPHGWEAIFLKNA